One genomic window of Bacillus mycoides includes the following:
- a CDS encoding histidine phosphatase family protein yields MRISFIRHGRLDSTIEPMTIISFREWMKQYDLGTTVKEIPIPIETIEMIESANLIVTSDQRRAARSTAELTDSLSFVQNPLFREAEVPTSFYSPKWLKCKPNVWMFIGRTRWIAGYSKDVESYKEVRERARQAANMLHRYALVHGRIALVGHSYFNPMIGTELRAMGWSGSPIFHRKPWGCTTYTFHEAMDGNVLNTKLT; encoded by the coding sequence ATGCGAATTTCTTTTATTCGTCATGGTCGTTTGGACAGTACTATAGAGCCAATGACAATTATTTCATTTCGTGAATGGATGAAGCAATATGATTTAGGGACTACAGTAAAAGAAATTCCTATACCAATTGAAACAATTGAGATGATTGAATCAGCGAATTTGATCGTAACGAGTGATCAGCGGCGTGCTGCGCGATCAACAGCCGAATTAACGGATTCTTTATCTTTTGTGCAAAATCCTCTTTTTAGGGAAGCTGAAGTTCCAACGAGTTTTTATTCTCCAAAATGGTTGAAATGTAAACCTAATGTATGGATGTTTATTGGACGTACACGATGGATAGCTGGTTATAGTAAAGATGTTGAGTCTTATAAGGAAGTACGAGAAAGAGCAAGGCAAGCTGCTAATATGTTGCACCGCTATGCGCTCGTACATGGACGTATTGCCCTTGTAGGTCATAGTTATTTTAATCCGATGATTGGGACTGAACTGAGGGCAATGGGGTGGTCTGGTTCGCCTATTTTCCATAGGAAGCCATGGGGATGTACAACGTATACATTTCATGAGGCGATGGATGGAAATGTATTAAATACAAAATTAACTTAA
- the nrdI gene encoding class Ib ribonucleoside-diphosphate reductase assembly flavoprotein NrdI produces MLVAYDSMTGNVKRFIHKLNMPAVQIDEALVLDEDFILITYTTGFGNVPERVLDFLERNNEKLKGVSASGNRNWGDMFGASADKISTKYEVPIVSKFELSGTNNDVEYFKERVREIATH; encoded by the coding sequence ATGTTAGTTGCATATGATTCTATGACAGGAAACGTGAAGCGTTTCATCCACAAATTAAATATGCCGGCCGTTCAAATTGATGAAGCTCTAGTATTAGATGAAGACTTTATTCTTATTACGTATACAACAGGTTTTGGAAATGTACCGGAACGTGTTTTAGACTTTTTAGAACGCAATAATGAAAAATTAAAAGGCGTATCTGCAAGTGGCAATCGTAATTGGGGAGACATGTTTGGTGCAAGTGCTGACAAAATTTCTACTAAATATGAAGTGCCTATTGTATCAAAATTTGAGTTATCTGGAACAAATAATGATGTAGAATATTTTAAAGAAAGGGTGCGGGAGATTGCGACACATTGA
- a CDS encoding aldehyde dehydrogenase family protein, which yields MLDLKMYVNGEWRDSSNQEKRTIINPANGKGIAYAPEGTIEDAKYAIEVARAAFDSGIWSETSTAERASYLFKIADEIDKNMEELVYLETMDNGKTYREAEGDIGDAAACFRYYAGLITKPDGQTYHVADPMQAMVVREPVGVCGLIVPWNYPLLMSVWKIAPALAAGNTIVFKPSEVTPITATKLFEILEKVGLPKGVANMVMGAGPIVGNEIAASNKVDMISFTGGTKTGKHIMRTAADNMKKISLELGGKSPNIIFADADFETAIDYALFGIYAGSGQVCSAGSRILVEEKIYDKFVNSFVERAQQINVGPGDNPESEMGPLVSQEHMEKVLRYIEIGKDEGANVAYGGRRIMEDGKGDGFFIEPTVFVNVKPDMRIVQEEIFGPVVVIQKFKDEQEAIELANGTDYGLAGGVFTVDGAKAMRVIRKLRAGITWINSYHPTYNEAPWGGYKQSGIGRSLGTFGLEEFQEIKQININLEVEPIGWFANKKNVGVK from the coding sequence GTGCTAGATTTAAAAATGTATGTAAACGGTGAATGGAGAGACTCTAGTAATCAAGAGAAAAGAACGATTATTAACCCTGCGAATGGCAAGGGTATAGCATATGCACCTGAGGGAACGATTGAGGATGCAAAATACGCGATAGAAGTGGCAAGAGCGGCTTTTGATAGCGGAATTTGGTCAGAGACATCCACTGCTGAAAGGGCATCATATTTATTTAAAATAGCAGATGAAATTGATAAAAATATGGAAGAATTAGTATACCTTGAAACAATGGATAATGGAAAAACGTACCGTGAGGCAGAAGGAGATATTGGAGATGCAGCGGCTTGTTTTCGCTATTATGCCGGATTGATTACAAAGCCAGATGGTCAAACATATCATGTAGCCGATCCGATGCAAGCGATGGTTGTAAGAGAGCCAGTTGGTGTTTGTGGATTAATTGTTCCATGGAATTATCCGCTATTGATGAGTGTATGGAAAATTGCACCTGCTTTAGCAGCTGGAAATACAATTGTGTTTAAACCTTCTGAAGTGACACCAATCACTGCAACAAAGCTATTCGAAATCCTTGAAAAAGTAGGGCTACCAAAAGGTGTTGCCAATATGGTAATGGGGGCCGGTCCAATAGTAGGAAATGAAATTGCAGCGAGTAATAAAGTGGACATGATTTCCTTTACAGGTGGAACAAAAACAGGTAAGCACATTATGAGAACAGCGGCAGATAATATGAAAAAGATTTCGTTAGAACTTGGAGGGAAATCTCCAAATATTATTTTTGCAGATGCAGATTTTGAGACCGCTATTGATTATGCTCTATTCGGTATTTATGCAGGTAGCGGACAAGTATGTTCAGCAGGATCAAGAATCCTTGTAGAAGAAAAGATTTATGATAAATTTGTTAATAGTTTTGTAGAGCGAGCACAGCAAATTAACGTTGGGCCTGGTGATAATCCAGAATCAGAAATGGGGCCACTTGTAAGTCAAGAACATATGGAAAAAGTATTACGTTATATTGAAATTGGGAAAGACGAAGGTGCAAACGTTGCTTACGGAGGTAGACGAATAATGGAGGATGGAAAAGGTGATGGTTTCTTTATTGAACCAACAGTCTTTGTCAATGTAAAACCTGATATGCGTATTGTCCAGGAAGAAATCTTCGGTCCTGTTGTAGTAATTCAAAAGTTTAAAGACGAACAGGAAGCAATTGAGTTGGCAAACGGTACAGACTATGGTTTGGCTGGAGGGGTATTTACAGTTGATGGTGCAAAAGCAATGCGTGTGATTCGCAAACTTCGCGCAGGAATTACGTGGATTAATAGCTATCATCCAACATACAATGAGGCACCTTGGGGCGGATATAAGCAAAGTGGTATAGGTCGTAGTCTAGGAACGTTTGGTTTAGAAGAATTTCAAGAAATTAAGCAGATTAATATAAATCTAGAAGTAGAACCAATAGGCTGGTTTGCAAATAAAAAAAATGTAGGAGTGAAATAG
- a CDS encoding YkvS family protein: MQIAETGDIIEFKGGMQGRVQKVNQNSVIVDITIMENFRELDMEPLTVVSHKNYTVINQNA, translated from the coding sequence ATGCAGATCGCAGAAACTGGAGATATCATCGAATTTAAAGGTGGCATGCAAGGCCGTGTTCAAAAGGTAAATCAAAACTCTGTTATTGTTGATATAACAATTATGGAGAATTTTAGAGAACTAGATATGGAACCTCTTACAGTTGTAAGTCATAAAAACTATACTGTCATCAATCAAAATGCATAA
- a CDS encoding APC family permease, whose protein sequence is MGKVVGLKRSLGLWSIVMLGVGYMTPMVGFDTFGIVSEKTGGHVPGAYLIALAGMLFTAASYGKMVKVFPTAGSAYTYTQKTISARLGFLVGWSALLDYLFLPMVNALLTRIYMSAFFPSVPNWVWVIGFVLLITLINMISVNATANFNTFLVIFQVLVMVVFVFLVIKGLLSGEGTGEIFSIQPFFQSDIQISPLVAGATILCFSFLGFDAVTTFSEETPNAEKTIPRAIFLTALIGGVLFITTTYFTQSMFPDTSVFKNQESASPEIALYVGGKLFQAFFLVGTLMGTLASGLASHTSVSRLLYVMGRDNVIPKKIFGYIHPRWQTPVYNIIFVGIISLFAIFIDLETAASLINFGALIAFTFVNLSVISYYIIKKKRYKTIKDFLNYLVMPILGAATVAVLWFNLNIHSLILGLCWAAIGIGYLLYITNMFRSAPPQMHFEEVQEI, encoded by the coding sequence GTGGGAAAAGTAGTTGGTTTAAAACGTTCATTAGGGCTTTGGTCAATTGTTATGCTAGGGGTCGGGTATATGACACCGATGGTTGGGTTTGACACATTTGGAATCGTTTCTGAAAAAACGGGCGGTCATGTTCCAGGAGCTTATCTTATTGCATTAGCAGGGATGTTGTTTACCGCGGCAAGCTACGGCAAAATGGTAAAGGTTTTTCCTACCGCAGGATCTGCCTATACGTATACACAGAAGACCATTAGTGCAAGGCTTGGGTTTCTTGTTGGATGGTCCGCGTTATTGGATTATTTGTTTCTACCGATGGTGAACGCACTATTAACGAGAATTTATATGTCAGCATTTTTCCCAAGTGTTCCTAATTGGGTATGGGTCATTGGCTTTGTTCTCCTGATTACATTAATAAACATGATTAGCGTAAATGCTACTGCTAATTTCAATACTTTCTTAGTAATATTTCAAGTATTAGTAATGGTCGTGTTTGTTTTTCTAGTTATAAAAGGCTTATTATCGGGAGAGGGAACAGGAGAAATCTTTTCCATTCAGCCGTTTTTTCAATCAGATATACAAATATCACCGTTAGTTGCAGGTGCGACAATTCTTTGTTTCTCGTTTTTAGGTTTTGATGCAGTAACTACATTTTCTGAAGAGACACCAAACGCGGAGAAAACAATTCCTCGAGCTATTTTTCTTACTGCTTTAATCGGTGGAGTTTTATTCATTACTACTACGTATTTTACACAATCTATGTTTCCAGATACATCTGTATTTAAAAATCAAGAATCAGCATCTCCAGAAATTGCACTATATGTTGGTGGGAAATTATTTCAAGCTTTCTTTTTAGTAGGAACCCTTATGGGGACACTTGCGTCCGGTTTAGCTTCTCATACAAGTGTATCCAGGTTACTATACGTAATGGGGCGAGATAATGTAATTCCGAAGAAAATATTCGGATACATTCATCCTCGCTGGCAAACTCCAGTATATAATATTATTTTTGTAGGAATTATTTCGCTCTTCGCTATATTCATTGATTTAGAAACAGCAGCATCTCTTATTAACTTTGGAGCGCTTATTGCATTTACATTTGTTAATTTGTCTGTGATTTCTTACTATATAATCAAGAAAAAAAGATATAAAACGATAAAAGATTTCTTAAATTACCTAGTTATGCCTATTTTGGGTGCTGCTACTGTAGCAGTACTATGGTTTAATCTCAATATCCATTCACTTATTTTGGGACTTTGCTGGGCTGCTATTGGAATTGGTTACCTTCTATATATTACGAACATGTTTCGTTCAGCTCCTCCGCAAATGCATTTTGAAGAAGTACAGGAAATATAA
- the queE gene encoding 7-carboxy-7-deazaguanine synthase QueE: protein MSKIPVLEIFGPTIQGEGMVVGQKTMFIRTAGCDYSCAWCDSAFTWDGSAKDQIKQMTPEDIWNELVEIGGENFSHVTISGGNPVLLKNMQFLLSILKENGMRTAVETQGSKWQDWLLQIDEITISPKPPSSAMQTDFQMLDSVIHKLAEKDFSLKVVVFDDQDFEYAVKMHDRYPNVPFFLQVGNNDTKTVDDAVLIKNLLEKYEWLIEKAVNCKEMNDAKVLPQLHALVWGNKRGV, encoded by the coding sequence ATGAGTAAAATCCCCGTCTTAGAAATATTTGGTCCGACCATTCAAGGAGAAGGGATGGTTGTAGGACAAAAGACGATGTTTATCCGTACAGCGGGCTGTGATTATAGCTGTGCTTGGTGTGATTCTGCTTTTACATGGGATGGATCGGCCAAAGATCAAATTAAACAAATGACACCGGAAGACATTTGGAATGAGCTTGTAGAAATTGGTGGAGAAAATTTTTCTCATGTTACGATTTCGGGTGGAAATCCTGTTTTGCTGAAAAATATGCAATTTCTTCTTTCTATATTAAAGGAGAATGGAATGCGAACAGCGGTAGAAACGCAAGGGAGTAAATGGCAAGATTGGTTGCTTCAAATTGATGAGATAACGATTTCTCCAAAACCACCAAGTTCGGCAATGCAAACAGATTTTCAGATGTTAGATTCTGTTATTCATAAACTAGCAGAGAAAGATTTTAGTTTAAAAGTAGTAGTATTCGATGATCAAGATTTTGAATATGCAGTTAAGATGCACGATCGTTATCCGAATGTACCATTTTTCTTACAAGTAGGAAATAATGATACGAAAACAGTGGATGATGCGGTGCTTATAAAAAACTTATTAGAAAAATATGAATGGCTTATTGAAAAAGCTGTGAATTGTAAAGAAATGAATGATGCGAAAGTACTGCCTCAGCTTCATGCGTTAGTATGGGGAAATAAACGAGGGGTATAA
- a CDS encoding ribonucleotide reductase, whose amino-acid sequence MFQLQETSEINDYGTEDIIRRDINCNLGSLNIVNVMENKEIREAVHAGMEALTAVSDMTIIPNAPTVKKANDELHSVGLGAMNLHGYLAKNKIAYESAEAKEFARTFFMMLNYYSIEKSMEIAKEKGETFKDFDKSDYANGTYFEKYEMTDYSPVTEKVQQLFEGIHIPTKEDWTSLKEQVQKNGLYNSYRLAIAPTQSISYVQNATSSVMPIVSQIESRTYANATTYYPMPYLSKDTFWYYKSSYDMNQFKLIDLIAEIQEHIDQGISTILYVNSDISTRELARYYIYAHKKGLKSLYYTRTRKLSVEECVACTV is encoded by the coding sequence ATCTTCCAGCTTCAAGAAACTTCTGAAATAAATGATTACGGTACAGAAGACATTATCCGCCGTGATATTAACTGTAACTTAGGATCGTTAAATATCGTAAACGTAATGGAAAATAAAGAAATTCGTGAAGCTGTTCATGCGGGAATGGAAGCTTTAACAGCTGTTTCTGATATGACGATCATTCCGAATGCCCCAACTGTGAAAAAAGCAAATGATGAGCTTCATTCAGTTGGACTTGGAGCAATGAACTTACATGGATATTTAGCAAAAAATAAAATCGCTTATGAAAGTGCTGAAGCGAAAGAATTCGCTCGTACATTCTTTATGATGTTAAATTACTACTCGATTGAGAAAAGTATGGAGATTGCTAAAGAAAAAGGCGAAACATTTAAAGACTTCGATAAGTCTGATTATGCAAACGGCACATACTTTGAAAAGTATGAAATGACAGATTACAGCCCAGTAACTGAAAAAGTTCAGCAATTATTTGAAGGAATTCATATTCCAACAAAAGAAGATTGGACAAGTTTAAAAGAGCAAGTACAGAAGAATGGTTTATACAACTCATATCGTCTTGCAATCGCTCCGACACAATCGATCAGTTACGTTCAAAATGCAACTTCAAGCGTAATGCCAATCGTAAGTCAAATTGAATCAAGAACGTATGCGAATGCGACAACATATTATCCAATGCCGTATTTATCAAAAGATACGTTCTGGTACTATAAATCTTCTTACGATATGAATCAGTTTAAACTAATTGATTTAATCGCAGAAATTCAAGAACATATTGACCAAGGAATTAGTACAATTCTTTACGTTAATAGTGATATTTCAACACGTGAATTAGCACGTTACTACATTTATGCACATAAAAAAGGCCTGAAGAGTCTTTATTATACGAGAACACGTAAGTTAAGCGTGGAAGAGTGCGTGGCTTGTACTGTTTAA
- the queF gene encoding preQ(1) synthase produces the protein MTGRLDEDLKDVTLLGNQNTKYLFEYSPGILEVFDNNHPNRDYFVKFNCPEFTSLCPKTGQPDFATIYISYIPEQRMVESKSLKLYLFSFRNHGDFHEDCMNVIMNDLIKLMDPRYIEVWGKFTPRGGISIDPYCNYGRPGTKYEQMADYRMMNHDLYPETIDNR, from the coding sequence ATGACAGGAAGATTAGATGAAGATTTAAAAGATGTAACATTATTAGGAAATCAAAATACAAAATATTTGTTTGAATATAGCCCGGGAATTTTGGAGGTATTTGATAATAACCATCCAAACCGTGATTACTTTGTAAAATTCAATTGTCCTGAATTTACAAGTTTATGTCCGAAAACAGGACAACCAGATTTTGCAACAATTTATATTAGCTACATTCCAGAACAAAGAATGGTAGAGAGTAAATCTTTAAAGCTATATTTATTTAGCTTCCGAAATCATGGTGACTTCCACGAAGATTGCATGAACGTTATTATGAATGATTTAATTAAATTAATGGATCCACGCTATATTGAGGTATGGGGGAAATTTACACCACGTGGTGGTATTTCGATCGATCCATACTGCAACTACGGTCGCCCAGGAACGAAGTATGAACAAATGGCAGACTACCGCATGATGAACCATGATCTATATCCAGAAACAATTGATAATCGTTAA
- a CDS encoding SAV0927 family protein: MKLDILLEEVERQQIGYYCILSNSHRYDIAVTYSQQFLGKAMVTSIQNGRMVLLSQEDIGEEQYWAPRLGIEVEDIEELQSFFYMILQSQRLEEQY; encoded by the coding sequence ATGAAACTGGATATTTTATTAGAAGAAGTGGAGAGACAACAAATCGGCTATTATTGCATTTTGTCGAATAGTCATCGTTACGATATAGCTGTTACGTATTCGCAACAGTTTCTTGGAAAAGCGATGGTTACCTCAATTCAAAATGGGAGAATGGTTTTATTAAGTCAAGAAGATATTGGAGAGGAACAATATTGGGCACCAAGGCTAGGAATTGAGGTAGAAGATATAGAAGAGCTTCAAAGCTTTTTCTATATGATTCTTCAGTCACAAAGGTTAGAAGAACAATATTAA
- the nrdF gene encoding class 1b ribonucleoside-diphosphate reductase subunit beta, which produces MRAVNWNKKEDDFSLMFWKQNIAQFWTEEEIAVSSDKNTWAQLSKEEQIAYKRVLGGLTLLDTKQGGEGMPLVLVHLENLQAKSVLAFMGAMEEVHAKSYSHIFTTLATEEEIDDIFEWVDNHPLLEKKAGIVTSYYRRLLKPEVTKKELYMAMVASVFLESYLFYSGFFYPLYLAGQGKLTASGEIINLIIRDESIHGVFVGILAQQIFAELSVEEQQEVQTETQELLMKLYEIELAYTEEIYTSIGLVEDVNRFVRYNANKGLMNLGLEPKFEEEEINPIVLNGLRTDTKNHDFFSVKGNGYVKATNVEKLADDDFVFNF; this is translated from the coding sequence ATGCGTGCGGTAAACTGGAACAAAAAAGAAGATGATTTTAGTTTAATGTTTTGGAAGCAAAACATCGCTCAGTTTTGGACAGAAGAAGAAATCGCAGTGTCTTCTGACAAAAATACTTGGGCACAATTATCAAAAGAAGAGCAAATTGCTTATAAGCGTGTATTAGGTGGTTTAACACTTTTAGATACGAAACAAGGCGGCGAAGGGATGCCTCTTGTACTTGTTCATCTTGAAAATTTACAAGCGAAAAGTGTATTAGCTTTCATGGGCGCTATGGAAGAAGTACATGCGAAGAGTTACAGTCATATTTTCACAACGTTAGCTACTGAAGAAGAAATTGATGATATTTTTGAATGGGTAGATAACCATCCATTACTTGAGAAAAAAGCTGGTATTGTTACTAGTTACTATCGTCGTTTATTAAAGCCTGAAGTAACGAAAAAAGAGTTATACATGGCAATGGTAGCAAGTGTGTTCTTAGAAAGTTACTTATTCTATAGTGGGTTCTTCTATCCACTTTACTTAGCAGGTCAAGGCAAATTGACGGCAAGTGGTGAGATTATTAACTTAATAATTCGTGACGAGTCCATTCACGGCGTATTCGTTGGTATTTTAGCACAACAAATCTTCGCGGAACTTTCTGTAGAAGAGCAACAAGAAGTACAAACGGAAACGCAAGAGTTATTAATGAAACTGTATGAAATTGAATTGGCATATACAGAAGAAATTTACACTTCTATCGGTCTTGTAGAGGATGTAAATCGTTTCGTTCGTTACAATGCGAATAAAGGACTTATGAACTTAGGGCTTGAGCCGAAGTTTGAAGAAGAAGAAATTAATCCAATCGTTTTAAATGGTTTACGTACAGATACGAAAAATCATGACTTCTTCTCTGTAAAAGGAAATGGTTACGTAAAAGCAACGAATGTTGAAAAGTTAGCAGACGATGACTTCGTATTCAATTTTTAA
- a CDS encoding GNAT family N-acetyltransferase, whose translation MIRKAKKTDAVGVAPLLYDALHEIAEKITGSTIEAKVILGLETWFAKENNRLSYENCLVAEQDGKVVGVIVVYHGSDAEQLDAPIVHHLRELHEDESITLEKEAELDEYYIDTLSVSNMYSGRGIGSKLIDAAELHATEKGHENIALLVNLENKRAFSLYEKLGYKKDTTVMLVGEPYAHLIKPLRSLVSIS comes from the coding sequence ATGATTCGGAAAGCAAAAAAGACAGATGCGGTAGGAGTAGCACCTTTACTGTATGACGCTCTGCACGAAATTGCTGAAAAAATCACAGGTAGCACAATTGAAGCAAAAGTAATACTAGGACTTGAAACATGGTTCGCAAAAGAAAATAATCGATTGAGCTATGAAAACTGTTTAGTGGCTGAACAAGATGGAAAAGTAGTTGGAGTTATTGTCGTTTATCACGGTAGTGACGCTGAGCAACTTGATGCACCAATCGTACACCACTTAAGAGAACTACATGAAGATGAATCCATTACGTTAGAAAAAGAAGCTGAACTTGATGAGTATTATATTGACACGTTGTCAGTTTCAAATATGTACAGTGGACGTGGCATTGGCTCTAAATTAATCGATGCAGCTGAACTTCATGCAACTGAAAAAGGTCATGAAAACATTGCCTTACTTGTTAATTTAGAAAACAAACGCGCTTTTTCACTATATGAAAAACTTGGTTATAAAAAAGATACAACCGTTATGCTCGTTGGCGAACCGTATGCCCATCTAATAAAACCATTACGGTCATTGGTTTCTATATCTTAA
- a CDS encoding sigma 54-interacting transcriptional regulator, with amino-acid sequence MFSIAHKKIRPIVSLPIDQSEKEWNIDVKNIKESFLFLKREEKLFAYVHVKDLLSNSKGLTSKVLLSNAVSLDTICHLSKDISLTALFQIIGAPIAIVKNEMDELTGYIRREDVFAELFKQENQSVDILKIILTSIPMGIFVVDCEKKIVNCNESGLKMIKSTPEKVMNVPAEMIFNEEHINNVFTTGKTILNQLQITNEMGVLVDYSPIPNFDQSIEGMVIIVQDLPMVEDMAMEIEYIKDLNKDLHAILSSIYDEILVVNHKGELIRYSETVINDFWGSNLKDLLGKNLLDLEKKGLFSPSVTRLVLEKQKKVSVVQETKSGRKILAVGNPVFNENGELHRIIIASRDITEATRLKTELHEIKKISEQYKKELDDFKNKDRFLKKLIYCSPKMEQIINQAKKIADFSSNVLISGESGVGKEVIAQAIHQLGNRSSKPFLKLNCGAIPETLLESELFGYTKGAFTGADKNGKEGYFKRADQGILFLDEIGEMPLHLQVKLLRVLQEQEVIPIGSTIPTKINVQIIAATNKSLEKMVESGTFREDLFYRLNVIPLRVPPLRERMEDVPVLAFHFLQQLNEKYNKNYHLTPDALSLLEFYSWPGNVRELQNMIERLVVSADDPVIEAEFVSKFLTPGYDFKKSKPVITRVLPLQEALHSVEEQLILLAMKQYKTTTKAAKALGISQSSVSRKYQKIVSEKGIAADIISYS; translated from the coding sequence ATGTTTTCCATTGCTCATAAAAAAATTAGACCTATTGTTTCTCTACCTATCGATCAATCTGAAAAGGAATGGAATATAGATGTTAAAAATATAAAAGAATCTTTTCTATTTTTAAAAAGAGAGGAGAAATTATTTGCATACGTTCATGTGAAGGATCTGCTATCAAATAGCAAGGGATTAACTTCTAAGGTATTGCTTTCAAATGCTGTTTCACTAGATACAATATGTCATCTTAGTAAAGATATTTCTTTAACAGCTCTTTTTCAAATTATTGGAGCGCCGATTGCGATAGTAAAAAATGAAATGGATGAGCTAACAGGATATATAAGAAGAGAGGATGTTTTTGCAGAACTATTTAAACAAGAAAATCAGAGTGTTGATATATTGAAAATTATTTTAACGTCTATTCCAATGGGGATTTTTGTAGTAGATTGTGAAAAGAAAATTGTAAATTGCAATGAGTCTGGTTTGAAGATGATTAAATCGACTCCTGAAAAAGTTATGAATGTACCAGCAGAAATGATTTTTAATGAAGAGCACATTAATAACGTATTTACAACGGGAAAAACGATCTTGAATCAATTACAAATCACAAATGAGATGGGTGTATTAGTTGACTATAGTCCGATTCCAAACTTTGATCAAAGTATTGAAGGGATGGTTATAATTGTACAAGATTTGCCGATGGTCGAGGACATGGCGATGGAAATTGAATATATAAAGGATTTAAATAAAGATTTACATGCAATTTTGTCTAGTATTTATGATGAAATATTAGTTGTTAATCATAAAGGGGAATTAATTCGTTATAGTGAAACTGTTATCAATGATTTTTGGGGGAGTAATTTGAAAGACCTTTTAGGAAAAAATCTTTTAGACTTAGAAAAGAAAGGATTATTTAGTCCATCTGTTACGCGATTAGTGTTGGAAAAACAAAAAAAGGTATCAGTTGTACAAGAAACAAAAAGCGGAAGAAAAATATTAGCAGTTGGAAACCCTGTATTTAATGAAAACGGAGAGCTTCATCGTATTATTATTGCCTCAAGGGATATTACCGAAGCAACGAGATTGAAGACGGAATTACATGAAATAAAGAAGATATCAGAGCAATATAAGAAGGAGTTAGATGACTTTAAAAATAAAGATCGTTTTCTTAAGAAGCTTATTTACTGTAGTCCGAAAATGGAGCAAATTATTAACCAAGCTAAAAAAATAGCAGATTTTTCTTCCAATGTTCTTATTTCTGGAGAATCTGGCGTGGGAAAAGAAGTAATTGCTCAGGCAATTCATCAACTTGGAAATCGATCTTCAAAGCCATTTTTAAAATTAAATTGTGGTGCAATTCCAGAAACTTTGTTAGAAAGTGAACTATTTGGTTATACGAAAGGTGCTTTTACAGGAGCCGATAAAAATGGAAAAGAAGGATATTTTAAGCGGGCTGATCAAGGTATTTTATTTTTAGATGAAATTGGAGAAATGCCTTTACATTTGCAAGTGAAGTTGCTTAGAGTCTTGCAAGAACAAGAAGTAATTCCTATTGGAAGTACAATACCTACGAAAATAAATGTACAAATTATTGCTGCTACAAATAAGAGTCTTGAAAAGATGGTGGAATCTGGAACATTCCGTGAAGATTTGTTTTATCGCCTAAATGTAATTCCGTTGCGAGTTCCTCCTCTACGAGAGCGAATGGAAGATGTTCCGGTACTTGCCTTTCATTTCTTGCAACAGTTAAATGAAAAATATAATAAAAATTATCATTTAACTCCAGATGCGCTTAGCTTACTAGAGTTTTACTCATGGCCAGGAAATGTACGTGAATTACAAAATATGATTGAACGTTTAGTAGTATCAGCAGACGATCCAGTAATTGAAGCGGAGTTTGTTAGTAAGTTTTTAACACCTGGTTATGACTTTAAAAAATCAAAACCAGTTATTACAAGAGTATTACCATTACAAGAAGCACTACATTCTGTAGAAGAACAATTGATTTTACTTGCAATGAAGCAGTATAAAACAACGACTAAGGCTGCAAAAGCTCTTGGAATCAGCCAATCTTCAGTGAGTCGTAAATATCAAAAAATTGTTAGTGAAAAAGGGATAGCGGCTGATATCATCTCTTATTCCTAA